GCGAGAGCGAGCTCAATGTTCGCGACCCCAAACAACACCCCGGGGCAAATCCGCCGCCCGGCGCCGAATGGTACGAACTCAAAGTTGATACCATTGTAATTCACCTTACTGCCCATAAATCTATCTGGGATGAATGCTTCCGGTTCTTCCCAGTACTCAGGGTCCCTTGAGATAGCCCAAGCATTCACAAGAACAATGGCGCCCTTGGGAACGTCATAGCCGAGTATGTTACATTGCTCTTGGCATTCCCTTGGCAGTAGTAATGGCGTAGGTGCGTGCAACCTCAACGTCTCCTTGATGATACACTGCAAGTAGCTTAGATTGGCTAGACCCTCCTCGGTTACCTTCATTTGTCCCGCGAAGGCACCCCTGACCTCAGCTTGTGCCCTAGACATCACACTAGGGTTTTGCATCAACTCTGTCATGGCCCACTGTAGCGTTGTTATCGGTGACTCGCTCCCCCCTGCAAAAACATCCTGTGTTCTTTTCCCTGTTGGTGAAACCGTGGATTGATAGAAAAACTAGCGCGCCCCACATGTACACACGTGTGTATGTATATATAGCATGTACTAGAATGAGCAAAATAACTTACTAAAATCACTGCTTTGATATGGTTCATGGTGAGGGGGAACGCAAGGTTGCCTTCTCGTTTGATCCTCAAGAGGGCATCGACCAGGTCTTCCTGGTGAACTTCCTTGGAGGATCTCCTCGCGAGATGATCATCTATGATACGCTCCAGGAAGGATAGCACAGAGTCTCGAAAGACCGCAGCCCTGCGCAGTGTGCTGCTCAGAGTGCGCGCTAGCCTCGACGACGGGAACAAGTCGGATAAGGTGTAGCCACCTATCAGCCGCACCGCCTCGGCGACATAATCGAGCAAGGTGTCACTGTCACGGTCCTTGAACCGGCAACCCAAGGTGGAGTGCACCGTCGTGTCCGACCCGTAAATGGTGAGCATGTTACTCAGATTCACAGTTAGCTGTGTCTCTGATGCAGATGAGATGGATCGAATGAACCTGATTACCTCCTCCTCACGGGTGGGCCAGAAAGATTTGACGCGCTTGGCGTTCAGCAGCTCGAGGACGCAAATCTTGCGGAGCTGCCGCCAGTGTGCACCGTATGGGGAGAACGTGATCCCCGTGCCATGCTCGTTCAGCACCTTGGCCGTTGAGCTCAGTGGCCTTGTGCAGAAGATGTGGTCGTGCGTCTTCATGATCTCCTTGGCAGCTTCGGCGCTGGAGGCGACGATCACTGGAACCTTACCGAGCTTGAGGAGCATAAGGGGCCCATGGCGCCGAGAGAGATCCCGTAAGGCACGGTGTGGGAGGGCACCAAAAAGATGGTGGAGGTTGCCGATGATAGGAAGCTGCCATGGGCCAGGAGGAAGCCGTAGACCGCGGTCGCCGGAGCAAAAGAAAGCTCTCAGGGAGCGTAGGATGTACAGAAGTGGAAGAAGAGCTAAAAGATAGATGTATGCCTCCATGATTGGGTAGTATCAGTGTGGTGGATATGTGATCAATACTGGAATAGGAGTGGGGTTTTGGATGAAGAACTCAAGTAATCACGGTTTATATAGGCAGCATTGCTGCTTGTTCGTTTTCTGTTCCAGCTGCAGGTTGCTTGTTCGTTGCTTGATACCCGTACTTCTTTTATGCCACGCGCATTTTCagggcaaaaagaaaaatcaaagtcaACTATGTGATCTCGTACCGATTTGATGGATGCATGTGATCATGCGGTACATATATCTAAAGAGTACTTATAGTGTGCTGCAGGAGCAGAATTAAATAGCTAGCATTTTTTTTTTTGGAACGACGTAGCGTCcaactttaaattaataaagccactaGGCAGCATCCACACAAGTTTAAGACATTACAACTGATAAACACATAAGTTTCGCAGGCTCGACGTCCCGGCAAAGCCTAAGAACGATGCAGTTTAAGGAAAACAAAAGCGGAGCGAAACATAGGCTCAACGCAAAAGACTCAAGCTGACGGTCCTACTTGTCGCAACTTCACCATGCACAGCTTGATCTGCTCCATCACCTCGGTCATGTGGTCCTCATCACGCGTCTTCCCCAGCGGCGCCCAAGCCTGTAAGAAAATGTGGCATTTGAAGAGAATATCAGCTGGGTGGGCAGGGAATTTGTGTTCTATAGTTATTTTGTTCCGAACCGACCAAAGTGACCAAAGCAGCGCCCCTACGCATCGCCGAACAACCCTTGCATTGGTGCCCCTTTGTACCAACAGCAGGGTTAACAGGTTATCGCTAGACTGTGGGTTCCAATTCTGCTTGAAGGCATCCCTAACCGCACTCCACGCAAATCTAGCAAGACTACATCCGAAGAACACGTGGTTTGCGTTTTCCCCTAGACCACAAATGGCACATGTTCTGTCCGTCAGTCCGTTTCTTTTGGCCATGTTATCCGAGGTAGGTAGGCTCTTGCGGAACATTTGCCACAAAAACATCTTGATCCTAAGGGGTAAGCCGTCCTTCCATAGCCCCCTGGTCATGTCAAGCACGTTCCCCTCGGTCAATTTATCATAGAGAGATTTAACCGAGAATTTCCGGGAGGAGGTAACCTTCCATGTAATTGTGTCATTCTCGTGGTTAAGGTTTCTCTC
The window above is part of the Triticum aestivum cultivar Chinese Spring chromosome 2A, IWGSC CS RefSeq v2.1, whole genome shotgun sequence genome. Proteins encoded here:
- the LOC123186110 gene encoding desmethyl-deoxy-podophyllotoxin synthase-like, translated to MEAYIYLLALLPLLYILRSLRAFFCSGDRGLRLPPGPWQLPIIGNLHHLFGALPHRALRDLSRRHGPLMLLKLGKVPVIVASSAEAAKEIMKTHDHIFCTRPLSSTAKVLNEHGTGITFSPYGAHWRQLRKICVLELLNAKRVKSFWPTREEEVIRFIRSISSASETQLTVNLSNMLTIYGSDTTVHSTLGCRFKDRDSDTLLDYVAEAVRLIGGYTLSDLFPSSRLARTLSSTLRRAAVFRDSVLSFLERIIDDHLARRSSKEVHQEDLVDALLRIKREGNLAFPLTMNHIKAVILDVFAGGSESPITTLQWAMTELMQNPSVMSRAQAEVRGAFAGQMKVTEEGLANLSYLQCIIKETLRLHAPTPLLLPRECQEQCNILGYDVPKGAIVLVNAWAISRDPEYWEEPEAFIPDRFMGSKVNYNGINFEFVPFGAGRRICPGVLFGVANIELALASLLFYFDWALPDGILPGDLDMTETMGISAKKKLDLRLRATLHVQLPR